TAGTCGTCACGATGGCCGGTGTGTCACTAGCGACCGTGGTGAGCACGTCCCACAAGAAGTAGGTCGAGTTGGTTTCAAAATGTTCCAGTGGGGGGACTAATGCATACCCTTGGCCAATGAAGTCGAGGGCGGGGTGCTGACGTAAAGTGGCCCAGTGTTGCCGGATAGCGGGCGTTAGGGGAACCTGACGGGTACTTTCCAAGCCGACCATTTGAATCGCGATATCACTGTCCCAAACGGTCTTGACGGCTTGTGGGTCCCAGTAGGCGTTCCATTCGACCGTGCCATCTTGTTCGGGTTCAGCAACGTTGCCGCGACCGTCGAAGGTGCCCCCCATCCAGTAGAGCTTGTCAATCTTAGCGGTGATGGTCGGGTCGACTTCTAGGGCCCGGGCCAGGTCGGTCAAGGGACCGGTCATCACTAACGTGGTTTTGCCGGTCGTGGTCTGAACCTTATCGATCAGATCCAGATGAGCGGGTTTGGAAGCCACGGGTGTCTTGACGGTGCCACTTTCGTTTAGGATGGGGAAAGCATCGAGGCTAAAGGCATCCATGCGCCATTCCTTGGGGAACGGGTGCACCCCACGCGAATTAGAGGCCGCCACGTTAAGCGTGGTTCCGTGGCCGAAACGATCAATGATCTTCCGACTGGCGGAAACGGCCGGTTCCAGGTAGGAATCCGCGCCAACGACCCCGACTCCGGTCAAGTGAACGTCGGGCATCTGCAACAACAGCAAGAGTGATACCAAATCGTCGACGCTACCGTCGTGGTTAAAATAGACATTACGCATAAAAAGTCTCTCCCTCTTATTACGAACATTATAATCAAAACTCGCTTTGATAGTTCTTATAATACGGGGAACCGGACTAAATTGCAAGCCCCGTTACCGAAACTTTAGGGCAACGTTAAGCCAACTTTGTTAGACTGAAAAACAATTTAGTTTCTAGAAAGGCGGTTTACCATGCAACCAATTCAAAATCAACGACCGAAAAAGTGGCTCGCCCTCTTAGTAGCGGGGGTTATTCTCTTCTTCGGGGGCGGCGGGACTGGCTACATGCTGGGCCAACAACAGGCCAAGGCCCAACAGACGCAGCAGATGAAAAAGGCGCCTAAAGGCATGGGCGGCAAGCGGCCTAGTGGCCAACCCAGTGGAACGCCAAGTCAGAGTAGCAGTAGCAATTAACGAACATTCCGCGTAAATCTTCGTCTTGGGGCGCGGGCCATAACTTGAATAATTAACGCAAAAGGCCTAGAACGGCACACAACCGTTCTAGGCCTTTTGGATGCTTAATTAAGGTTTGATGGTGGTTAATTTCAGGTTGGACTCACCCGGGTACAACGATAGCCGTTCGGCCCGGTAACTCCAATCGCCGTGCGCGAAGTGGGTGCGGTCGACGTCGAAGACCACCCGGTTCGTCTTCCGGTTGACCTCGACGAATTCACTGCGCTTCCCCCAGTCGGCATAGCCGAAGCCAATCAGCGTGTTGCCCTTGCCGACGGCGTAACTACTACCGACGATGTTGGTGAAGTTGCGCTTGCCTAGGGACTGACCGAATTCCCAGGTCTTGGTGACCGTTCGTTTTAACTGGTTGATCGTCACAATTTCCCCGGCGGACCATTGCTTGGACTGCGCGGTCTTGCCCCGGGTCACGGGAACGTTGTTGTCGTAGAATTCCAGTTCAACCGAATCGCCCTGGTGTTGGTTCTGGTGGATCAGGGTAACCGCGTGCTGGCCACCGTTGTAACGGTAGTCCTTGGTGGTCGGTTTCAAGAGGTACTTCTGGTAGCTCTTGGGTAGTTTTTCGGGGGCCGCCAAGATCCATTTGAGCTTAGTAGTCTTATAGTTGATGGCGAAGATCATGTCTTGGTTGCGCCCGGACACCACGAGTTCGTCTCTTTTCTGGTCGTAAGTCATCGAGTTCTGGTGGAACCAGTCGATCTTCCCGTCCGGCCGGTGGGTCCCGGTGTATTGTTGGTAGGCCGAGGCCGGGAGCAGGCGTTTCAAATCGATGACCTTCTGAATCTTCCCGGTCTTCCGGTCGATCTCAATCATGGTGTCCTCGACGAACTTCTTACTCCCGTCGTCCACAGTTAATAACAGATTGTGGTTGGGCAGTTCGATGGCGTCGTGGTGAATCACCGTGTTAGTGGCCAACTTGCTGGTGTCCTGCCGCGTCGGGAAGAGCCCACTGAAATTGTACTGGCGGTAGACTCGACCGTAAAAATCGGTTTCCTGGAGCGCGTTATATTTGTGCTCGGTTGGGGCGATCTTGGTGAGAATCAAGAGGTGGTGGTTGCTGAGTTCCTTGAAGACGTGCGAAATTTTAAGGGAACTGTACCAGCGAATCTTCCCCCGAGCGTCGAGGCCGTAGGTGTAGCCCTGACTGCTGACGGCGAAGGTCAACTTGGTGTGGCCCTTGCCTAGGACCATTTGCTGGGGCTTACTGGTCTTGAGCGTGTTAGTCCCAATGCCGTGGGGCGTCTTGGCCGTTTTGAGCCGGTAGGTGTGGCGCGTTACCGTGCCCGCTTTGGTGGTAAAGGTCAACGTCACCCGGTTATTGCGGTTGGCGTACAGTCCCAGCACGCCGACACTGTGTTGTGTGCGGTAACCGCTCACGGTTTGATGAATCGTGGTAGCCGGTGTGTCGCCGTGGACCGTTAATCGGACCTTGGTCGCGTGGGGCGTCTTGACTAAAATCAGCCCGGAGAGTGGCGACGTCTGGTACGGGTTAACGATGGTTTTAGCCTGCGCCACCCCGGTCGGTAAGGCCTTGAGCTGTTTCTGATACTTCGCCGTCAGGTGATTCGTCGCGGTGGTGTGCTTGGTTGACAACGCCGGCCGTAAGTTCAACTTGATTTGGCTGGTCGCCAAAATATCTTTCTTGGTATAGTGCTGGTGGACCAGCAAGTAACGCCGAATGTTGTGCCGCTCGTGGTAGGCGGTGGCCCCGCCGAGGACCAGTAACGCCACGATAGCGAGCCCGGTGATGCGCCAGAATTTCTTAGACATGGTGACAACTCCCTAAAATAATTTGCAGTAGCATTATTTGATACATTCCCATTTATTCTAGCAATATTCATTTTGAACAACAACCGCTTTCATGAAATGATACCGCTTTTTTCGGTAATTCTAGAAAAATTGGGATGCCGAGCGTCCCCGAAAAACGGTATACTAAGGGGCATGACGCACCATTTGAAAGGGGAATGAACCATGACGGCACAAGATCGTAAAAATTTAAAGCTCGGGGCTAAACGCCAGATCCTGGACCAGTTTAAATTCTATCTATTATTATCTATTTTATGGCTGGCCCTGTATTGGGTGGGTGCGGCGATTAACGATCGCCACCTTAGCTGGATTGCGGAAGCCATGACGGGGAACCTCCGTCTGACCGACTATGCCGGTCCGTTTTCGTTTGCCGGGCTCTTGATGTTGGTGGGGGCGGTGTTGCACGCCGGTACCATGCTGACCATGATCGATGTGGACCGGGGAGCCCGCCAACTTGACCAGCCCGTGCAAAGTAGTTTGCGGGTCTTTGAAAACGGCCGGTACTTCTTAGGTTGGTTGTTTATTGCGATTTGGTCGACCGTGTTGATTTTCCTGTGGAGTTGTTTGTTCGTGATTCCGGGCATCATCAAGACCCTGTCGTACTCGCAGGCTTTCTACCTCTATCGCGACGCCTATGACCAGGGCCACCCCATCACCGCGCTGGCGGCGATTACTCGTTCGCGGCAAGTGATGGACGGCAACAAGGCGTTCTTGTTCGTCATGAACCTGTCGTTTATCGGTTGGTTCATCCTTGGCGGGCTGTTCTGGGGCTTACCCAGCCTGTTCGTGATGCCGTACTACGACCTGAGCTTAGCGAAGTTCTACAATCAAGTCGTGGGGGCGGCCCAACATGCGCCCGAAACGGAATAAAATCTGGGGTGAAATTCGGCGCCAAGTTAAGCGGATGACCGCTGCACAATTGGGGACCAGAACCATAGCTACCGGCGCTATCAGAGTAGCCTGGAAGTACTGAAAGTTCTGGATGTTAGTCTTAGGTTTAAGAGAATGGATTGAGAAAGGATTGGTTTTGTCGTGCAACAGAGACGTGTATTGAGTGGGCATTTGGTGGCTCTATTGACCGTTTTATTGTGGGGAACCACGTATATTTCGACTAAAATTTTATTGGTGGATTTTGCCCCCATTGAAATTCTATTGACCCGCTTTGTGATTGGGTTAATTGCCCTGTTTGTGGCCTACCCCAAGGTCCTTAAATTCACCAGTTGGCACGAAGAAGGGGCCTTCGCGTTAGCGGGGCTGCTGGGGATTTGCCTGTATTACCTGTTGGAAAATTTTGCGTTGACCCTGACGTTAGCTTCCAATATCGGGGTGATCGTGTCGATCTCGCCGTTCTTCATTGCCATGATTGGCGCACTGATGCACCACAATACGCTGAACCGCCAGTTTTTGTTCGGGTTCGTGGCCGCGATGGCCGGCATCGTCTTGATTTCGTTTAACGGCACCAGCGGCGTGCACTTTAACTTCTGGGGCGACCTGATGGCAATTCTAGCGGCGTTGGTCTGGGCCCTGTATTCCTACGTGGTCATCTACTTGAATCAGCTGCAGTACCATCCTATCCAGGTGACCCGACGGACGTTTACCTATGGGATTATCTTTATCCTGCCAATTTTTGGGTTGACGCACAGTACACTGAACCTCAGCACCATCCTGCAACCGACTAACCTGGGGAACTTTCTGTTTCTGGGACTCGGGGCCTCGGCCGTGTGCTTTTTGAGTTGGGCCTACGCAGTCAAAACCCTGGGAGCGGTTAAGACCAGCGTGTACATCTACCTGACACCGGTAATCACGGTGATCTTCGCCGCACTGGTCTTGCATGAGCCGATTACGCCCTGGATCATCGTGGGGATTTGCTTAACCATTAGCGGACTGGTCAT
Above is a window of Levilactobacillus zymae DNA encoding:
- a CDS encoding nucleoside hydrolase — its product is MRNVYFNHDGSVDDLVSLLLLLQMPDVHLTGVGVVGADSYLEPAVSASRKIIDRFGHGTTLNVAASNSRGVHPFPKEWRMDAFSLDAFPILNESGTVKTPVASKPAHLDLIDKVQTTTGKTTLVMTGPLTDLARALEVDPTITAKIDKLYWMGGTFDGRGNVAEPEQDGTVEWNAYWDPQAVKTVWDSDIAIQMVGLESTRQVPLTPAIRQHWATLRQHPALDFIGQGYALVPPLEHFETNSTYFLWDVLTTVASDTPAIVTTKEVTSDVLTTGPGQGRTYEVADGRPLTLVTQVDHDGFFARIDDLAKLAD
- a CDS encoding aryl-sulfate sulfotransferase; this translates as MSKKFWRITGLAIVALLVLGGATAYHERHNIRRYLLVHQHYTKKDILATSQIKLNLRPALSTKHTTATNHLTAKYQKQLKALPTGVAQAKTIVNPYQTSPLSGLILVKTPHATKVRLTVHGDTPATTIHQTVSGYRTQHSVGVLGLYANRNNRVTLTFTTKAGTVTRHTYRLKTAKTPHGIGTNTLKTSKPQQMVLGKGHTKLTFAVSSQGYTYGLDARGKIRWYSSLKISHVFKELSNHHLLILTKIAPTEHKYNALQETDFYGRVYRQYNFSGLFPTRQDTSKLATNTVIHHDAIELPNHNLLLTVDDGSKKFVEDTMIEIDRKTGKIQKVIDLKRLLPASAYQQYTGTHRPDGKIDWFHQNSMTYDQKRDELVVSGRNQDMIFAINYKTTKLKWILAAPEKLPKSYQKYLLKPTTKDYRYNGGQHAVTLIHQNQHQGDSVELEFYDNNVPVTRGKTAQSKQWSAGEIVTINQLKRTVTKTWEFGQSLGKRNFTNIVGSSYAVGKGNTLIGFGYADWGKRSEFVEVNRKTNRVVFDVDRTHFAHGDWSYRAERLSLYPGESNLKLTTIKP
- a CDS encoding DUF975 family protein: MTAQDRKNLKLGAKRQILDQFKFYLLLSILWLALYWVGAAINDRHLSWIAEAMTGNLRLTDYAGPFSFAGLLMLVGAVLHAGTMLTMIDVDRGARQLDQPVQSSLRVFENGRYFLGWLFIAIWSTVLIFLWSCLFVIPGIIKTLSYSQAFYLYRDAYDQGHPITALAAITRSRQVMDGNKAFLFVMNLSFIGWFILGGLFWGLPSLFVMPYYDLSLAKFYNQVVGAAQHAPETE
- a CDS encoding DMT family transporter; the protein is MQQRRVLSGHLVALLTVLLWGTTYISTKILLVDFAPIEILLTRFVIGLIALFVAYPKVLKFTSWHEEGAFALAGLLGICLYYLLENFALTLTLASNIGVIVSISPFFIAMIGALMHHNTLNRQFLFGFVAAMAGIVLISFNGTSGVHFNFWGDLMAILAALVWALYSYVVIYLNQLQYHPIQVTRRTFTYGIIFILPIFGLTHSTLNLSTILQPTNLGNFLFLGLGASAVCFLSWAYAVKTLGAVKTSVYIYLTPVITVIFAALVLHEPITPWIIVGICLTISGLVISQRS